The genomic segment TGGGCAATCCCTATCATTACCGCGACCCGCAGACGGAAGGCTTGATCGAAGAGGTGGAGCAGCTGCTGAGCCGCGAGGAGCAGTACCAGCAGGGCGGGCTCCAGTTCATGCCCTTTAATACGATTTATCAGCTGTATGCGATGAGCAAGGCAGGCTCGCCGAAGCTGGCGGCCGCCGAGACGCTGCTGCTGACGCCGGATTTGCTCGTTTATTTTTTGACGGGCAAGAAGGTATGCGAATTTACGATGGCGACTACGACGCAGCTGTTTCATCCCGAGCGGCAGCAGTGGAATGCGCCGCTTATGCAGCAGCTCGGCATTCCAGCGAAGCTGTTTCTTGCGCCGATTCATCCGGGACAGCGCATAGGGCCGCTAACAGCGGAAGTATGCGAAGAGCTGGCTGTACCGCCAATTGAAGCGATTGCCGTAGGCACGCATGATACGGAATCAGCGGTTGCTGCTGTGCCAGCGGCAGGCGGGAAAGCTTTTGCCTATTTGGTGTGCGGCACGTGGTCGCTGCTTGGCACTGAGCTTATGCGTCCGCTGCTGACGCCAGAAGCGCTGGCGCTCGATTTTTCCAATGAGGGCGGAGTCGGCGGAACCTATCAGCTGCTCAAAAACATTATGGGCCTATGGATTTTGCAGGAATGCCACCGCGAATGGGAGGCGCTAGGGCAAGAGCTGACATTCGCACAGCTTGCGGCCGAAGCGGAGCAGGCGGAGCCTTTCCGCAGCCTGATCCATCCGGATGATCTGCGTTTTTACAGCCCTTCGGGCATGATTCGAAATGTGCAGCAGTATTGCGAGGAGACGGGGCAGCTTGTGCCGCAGTCGCGGGGAGAAATAGCGAGATGCATTCTCGAAAGTCTGGCGCTAAAATACCGTTACGCGCTGGCGCAAATGGAGCAGTTGACCGGAGAGGCTTATTCGGGTCTGCACATGGTTGGCGGCGGTATACAGAACAAGCTGCTCTGCCGTTTTACGGCGAATGCCATTGGCCGCTCGGTATGGGCAGGTCCGGTCGAAGCGAGCGCCATCGGCAATATGCTCGTTCAGCTCATTGCCCAAGGGGAATGTGCGGATTTGCAGGAGGCGCGGCAGCTGTCGGCGGCATCGTTCGAGGTGGATACCTATGAGCCAGCGCCAGCGGAGCAGCAAGTGTGGGAGCAGGCTTACGAAGATTACCTGCGGTTAGTCGCTTTGCAGGCGAAGTCTTAATTTTAATCTTACTCAAGGGAGTGTTTAAGGTGCTGCATGGCATATCCAAATTGATTTCACCGGAGCTTTTGAAAATATTAATGGAGATGGGACACAGCGACGAAATCGTGCTGGCCGACGGCAATTTCCCCGTCATGAGCCACGCGCAGCGCGTTGTCCGGGCCGACGGCCACGGCATTCCCGAGCTGCTGGAAGCGGTATTGCCGCTGTTTCCCTTGGATCAATATGTGGAGCGTCCGGCGGCGCTCATGCAGGTTGTTCCTGGCGATACCGTCCAGACGCCAATCTGGGAGCAGTATCAGCTCATTATCGAGCAGCATACGCCGGTACGGGAGAAGCCTGAGGAAGTGGAACGCTTCGCTTTCTATGAGCGGGCTAAGAAGGCTTATGCGATTGTGGCAACCGGCGAGCAGGCGCTGTATGCGAATATTATTTTGAAAAAAGGCGTTATTAAATAGTCTATAGAGACGTTAAAACGGCACGGGAATGTTTCGTTACATTCTGTGCCGTTTTTTGTTTACATATATTACGCTGAACCTTATCTTAAGTAGGGGCAAGTTTTTTTGCGGTTTCCTTATGGAATGCGGAATCGAAAATGAGGTTGTGAGATGAGAAGGATACTTGTGACCGGACCTTGATAAGCCAGCCCATCTTTTCGATGGAGAGGCTGCAACAATTAGATAGTGCCAAAGTGTGTGAAGTGATTCATAGTAACATTCTAAGCCTTATTCACAATTCCTGTAATGCTAGGGCTCTCACAGTAGCTTGTTTTAATGCATCCATCAATATTAAATACGGATGCGGACCGTAGCTGATGCGAGCGACGCCTAATGATGCCAGTTTCTGGATTGAAGGGGAGTCCGGGGAAATCATAACGTTAACAGGTATTGAAGCCTTCTGGCATAATTTCTCGATCAGTTTCTCGTTACATAACCCCGGCACGAAAATTCCATGAGCGCCGGCTTTGGCATAGGCGTCTGCCCTGTGAAGGGCAGCTTCCAAGTGAGCTTCCTCGTGGTCATGTGCTGCGCTCTCTAAGAAGATATCGGTTCGAGCATTAATAAAAAGGGGAATCGACGTATGTTCAGCGGCTTCCCGTACAGCTCTGATACGCAAGGCTTGCTCATCTATGGCGTATAATCCCGGTTCATGGATCTTCTGATCTTCAAGATTGACTCCTACGGCTCCGCACTCGATGATTTTTAACACATTGTTCTTGATAATCTCGGGAGAAGGTCCATAACCGCCTTCTATATCAATTGTAATGGGCAGATTTACGCTATTGCTAATCCGCTGAAGATTGGATAGAACGAGGTCGAAAGGAAGCTTCTCTCCATCTTCGTATCCATGCGCAGCAGCTACAGACCAGCTGCCTGTAGCAATAGCTTGGCCCCCCGCGTCTTGAATGATTTGCGCGCTTCCGGCGTCCCAGGCGTTGACGAGGACTAGCGGGCTGCCGCTTCTGTGCAATTCGTGAAACTTCCGTGCATGTTCAAGTTGATTTTCCATTTTCTTGACCTCCGATTTTCTCGTGATTTAGCAGCCATTCTTTGCGAGCGGCTTCGCCGCCATACCCGCCGAGTTCGCCACTGATGTTAATACGCTCTACTGAAATGGCGATCCCATTAGATGAAGAGGCGTCTTAAATTCAGTTAACGTTCCCTCAAAAAATTGACTTAGTTCACCCTCAATAGACCGAATGGGGGCGTATGTCCTGGTATAATCGCCGCTTTCAATCTTGTCCGTAACCTTTCAACCTCGCGTTCCAAACCCCGGCGTTCTGCGAATTCCAGGAGATACAGCTCATTATCGTCCGCTATTGCCGTCATAGGGCCGTGTAGCGTGTCCAGCCACGATGCTTTAAGAATAAGGCTATCATCTGCTGCGCTGTCTCGTAGAATTCACAGTTAACGTACTTTGGTTTCCTGGCTGGACAAGTTGGCCGGCAGAATACCCCGGTTGAGGTGATGCCCACATAGAAGACACCTTCGTACTCGGATTTTTTCTCGACAAGGGCTTTATAATATTCGACTTTGCGTTCCGCATATGGATCATGATTACACCTACATGCTTTAGACGAGTTTATTATAACGCTTGCTAACGACGTCCGTAGCCGAAAATCAGGCATCTATTTTGTATTAATATCACGCAGACCATAGAAGCTGGCAGGTCACACTTCAGCCGGAATAATGCTTAACAGGATTCTAATCGTCATTTTTTCATTCAGTGCAAAACTTGCCACTCCAACGTGCACGCTGAACCGTATCACAAATAAGGCAAGTTTTTGACCTGTGTAAAGTCGATTTAAGACATAGATTCCCTATCCCCTAAATCTGTCCAATGCTATGATTTTACATATCAGGTGCGCACATGATGGCAGTGAGTTGTGAATCAAGTGAAGGAGATGAGAAGATGGGTAAAGACAATTTTTTGCGATCCATGCTATCCGAGAAGGTCAACATGACCCCGAATGGATTCGTTGCCGATCAATTAAGCCCCGAACAATTCAGGGAATGTCACGAGCTGATTTTTGACAGTCTATTTGAAATTCATACGTCTGTCATATCGGGAGTAGAGGGCTACGGGCGGTTCAACGAGGATGGCACACCGGAATATGAGAGTTGCAGGGATTTTCTGATCAACACGTTTACTGAGGACAAAGAAGGGTATTGGTATAACTGGAGGGAAATGTTCGGAACGACGGTTTTGCAACGGGATTTCTTTGAGCAGTACTACAAGGAGATGGAGGCCCGAATTTCTTATTGCGAGGGCAGACGTTATTTAGTGAATAACTTTACGTTTTTAATCAACATCATTACGGATGGAAAAACTACGGTGGGGTTTCCCGATTGGAGCTACTCCGGCATTGGAGACTTCCTGATTGATTTTGCAATTATGGATTTAAACAAGCCTTACCTCCAAATACCGGAGCTTCTCATGGCGTATTGCAAAAAAAGGAATATCATTATACCCGACTTTAAGGAAAGATTTTTATGTATGGCGTATTATAAAGGGATAGATGGCTTGCGTTGGCACGCATCAATTGACGATGCAGAATCGTGTACATCTATGATGAAATCCATGAGTGAACTAAAAGATCGAATATATGGTTTGTAGACGGTGATGACATGAAATATGAGAATGGCAGTGACATCCTTCCAGAGGAACTATTGAGAGAGGTTCAAAAGTACGCCTCGGGAAAGCTACTTTACATTCCCGCGGGAGAGGAAAAGAGAGCCTGGGGTGCAGCCTCTGGATACCGGGAGCAGTTACAGAGAAGAAATCGCATGATTCGTAACAAGTATGCTCATGGCCGTACCGTATCGGAGCTTGCTGACGAATACTTCTTGTCTTTGGATTCGATTAAAAAAATTCTTTACTCAAAGAAACAGGATGACTACGCAGCGTATTCACCTACTATTGAGTCGGCTGTGAAATATGCGAATGGCGGGATGCTTGAAGAGTGGATGTACTGCTACTGGCAGCTTTCTAAAAACGCAAAGGTTGAAAAAGAAAATGTCGTGGAAAATCGACTTTATTTTGGCATCGTAAAGTTTCCATTGCGTCTTATTCAAAGGGATGAGCTCGATATTGGTAACTCCCCTGCGAATGCAACCGACGAGCATGACAAGCTCCCGCCTCTTATCATTGAGTATCATCAAGGAAAATTCTATTGTACCGAACAGAAGGGGTTATTGGCGGGGTTGATCCAACGCAAAGCTAATTCGTATCCGACCATTATCGTGTTGCGGGAGGGTACCGATTATAAAAGGTTTATGAATCACTTTGGAACCGTATTATTTTTCGTCAAATAAAGCATGAAAACGGCTGTCCCGCAAGGTACAGCCTAAAAACTTGCCGTTACAGACAGCGTGGAGAACCGCACTATAAGTAGTGGTAAAGCGGAAAGCCGAGTTAATGGTGAGTTTAAAAGAGTACAATCTGAAGGGAAACTAGCATTTGCCAGGATAATTCTACAAAAAAGTAATTTATTGCACACAGGTTAAATTTCATCAAAGATGTTGACAAGATAATTGTGGTGGAGAATGGTTCTGTTGTTGGTGAAGGTAAATTTGATTATT from the Paenibacillus sp. BIHB 4019 genome contains:
- a CDS encoding rhamnulokinase family protein, producing MANAAKTAATVLAFDLGASSGRALIGKLAASAEGGRKLEVTELHRFPNYAVQIGRHLHWDILRLLQEMKVAIRKAFQQGYQPSTFGVDTWGVDFGLLDAHGELLGNPYHYRDPQTEGLIEEVEQLLSREEQYQQGGLQFMPFNTIYQLYAMSKAGSPKLAAAETLLLTPDLLVYFLTGKKVCEFTMATTTQLFHPERQQWNAPLMQQLGIPAKLFLAPIHPGQRIGPLTAEVCEELAVPPIEAIAVGTHDTESAVAAVPAAGGKAFAYLVCGTWSLLGTELMRPLLTPEALALDFSNEGGVGGTYQLLKNIMGLWILQECHREWEALGQELTFAQLAAEAEQAEPFRSLIHPDDLRFYSPSGMIRNVQQYCEETGQLVPQSRGEIARCILESLALKYRYALAQMEQLTGEAYSGLHMVGGGIQNKLLCRFTANAIGRSVWAGPVEASAIGNMLVQLIAQGECADLQEARQLSAASFEVDTYEPAPAEQQVWEQAYEDYLRLVALQAKS
- the fucU gene encoding L-fucose mutarotase, with protein sequence MLHGISKLISPELLKILMEMGHSDEIVLADGNFPVMSHAQRVVRADGHGIPELLEAVLPLFPLDQYVERPAALMQVVPGDTVQTPIWEQYQLIIEQHTPVREKPEEVERFAFYERAKKAYAIVATGEQALYANIILKKGVIK
- a CDS encoding isocitrate lyase/phosphoenolpyruvate mutase family protein, yielding MENQLEHARKFHELHRSGSPLVLVNAWDAGSAQIIQDAGGQAIATGSWSVAAAHGYEDGEKLPFDLVLSNLQRISNSVNLPITIDIEGGYGPSPEIIKNNVLKIIECGAVGVNLEDQKIHEPGLYAIDEQALRIRAVREAAEHTSIPLFINARTDIFLESAAHDHEEAHLEAALHRADAYAKAGAHGIFVPGLCNEKLIEKLCQKASIPVNVMISPDSPSIQKLASLGVARISYGPHPYLILMDALKQATVRALALQEL